Genomic DNA from Hyperolius riggenbachi isolate aHypRig1 chromosome 10, aHypRig1.pri, whole genome shotgun sequence:
ccattcctcagtataacatcatagtaccaacacatgaggaggagatactgtacaccatatgagaggctcatccagtgctggtcgtaatggagaaagctacgcttacggatcattacgcgtaattttacgctattacgcattacgaaattacgtttacggcatagacattcaatttcggtacatgtctataattacgcatagcacttacgcaattacgcgtaagtataccgtaattcaagttattacgttattggcttacacgtaaaatcctactagcaattaatgcgtaaggttatgctgccaagcggaaaagttgacgcatggatcaatgttaggtagccgccgactttaagggttaatagcaaagcccccttaagtgctaagagcctcaaatttggagaatatattaaggagatcagaaggaataagaggaaaaaaatttttttcaaaaagaccttatagtttttgagaaaatcgatgttaaagtttcaaaggaaaaatatatacatttaaaaacccgccgactttaacggttaatagcaaagcctgcttaaaatttaggaacaccaaattcacagggtatattaaggggatcagtgggaataagaggaaaaatttttttttcaaaaagaccttatagtttttgagaaaatcgatttttaagtttcaagggcgaaaatgtcttttaaatgcggaaaatgtcagttttttttgcacaggtaacaatagtgttttattttcatagattcccccaagtgggaagagttttacttacttcgttctgagtgtgggaaatataaaaaaaaacgacgtggggtcccccctcccagacctctttaaccctttgtcccccatgcagactgggatagccagaatgcggagcagcggctgcgtggggctccgcaccctgactataccagcccgcatggtccatggattggggggtctcggaaggggaggggcagccaagctttcccctccccctccgagcccttgtccaatccaaggacaaggggctcttctccacctccgatgggcggtggaggtggaggccgcgatttcctggggaggggttcatggtggcatctgggagtcccctttaaaaaggggtcccccagatgcccacccccctcccaggagaaatgagtatagaggtacttgtagtaccccttacccatttcctttaagagttaaaagtaaataaacacacaaacacatagaaaaagtattttcattgaacaaaaaacataaccacgaaaaaagtcctttaatattcttaattaaccattaatacttacctgtccctttaaaagccagttcccacgcaatatcctcggaaatatactaatcagttacaatgtaacaaagttattacaatgtaacaactttgttactttgtaacaccaccgcacccgacgtcactcgccgctcacccgccggccgccgcatacacgctagtccccgccggctcccgccgtccactccgcccacacctgtcactcatatacatgctggcacccgtgggtgccagcatgtatataggtgacatgtgggagaggcggggagggcagcggagccggcggggacttagcgtcccttcacccgacagagctctgagctatattagctcagagctcttgaaagcatctttgtatttgggctccaaggagccccattggtccttagcagaccaatggggttccttcaaatcagaaggaaccccattggtctgctaaggaccaatggggctccttggagcccaaatacaaagatgcttagagagctctgagctatagctcagagctctgtcgggtcctgcagcacagacgcggaggcggcggcggcggtgagtgacgtcgggtgcggcgtagttacaatgtaacaaagttgttacattgtaataactttgttacattgtaactgattagtatatttccgaggatattgcgtgggaactggcttttaaaggggcaggtaagtattaatggttaattaagaatattaaaggacttttttcgtggttatgttttttgttcaattaaaatactttttctgtgtgtttgtgtgtttatttacttttaactcttaaaggaaatgggtaaggggtactacaagtacctctatactcatttctcctgggaggggggtgggcatctgggggacccctttttaaaggggactcccagatgccaccatgaacccctccccaggaaatcgcggcctccacctccaccgcccatcggaggtggagaagagccccttgtccttggattggacaagggctcggagggggaggggaaagcttggctgcccctccccttccgagaccccccaatccatggaccatgcgggctggtatagtcagggtgcggagccccacgcggccggtgctccgcattctggctatcccagtctgcatgggggacaaggggttaaagaggtctgggaggggggaccccacgtcgttttgtttttatatttcccacactcagaacgaagtaagtaaaactcttcccacttgggggaatttatgaaaataaaacactattgttacctgtgcaaaaaaaactgacattttccgcatttaaaagacattttcgcccttgaaacttaaaaatcgattttcctcttattcccactgatccccttaatataccctgtgaatttggtgttcctaaattttaagcaggctttgctattaaccgttaaagtcggcgggtttttaaatgtatatatttttcctttgaaactttaacatcgattttctcaaaaactataaggtctttttgaataatttttttttcctcttattccttctgatctccttaatatattctccaaatttgaggctcttagcacttaagggggctttgctattaacccttaaagtcggcggcttttttatattatacgggagcgtaatataatattacgcgattacggcagactgtgtaatttcaatgggagtttactgtcttacgcgtaatttgttacgcgtaaaacgtaaccctacggtctacgcgtaattaattacgcgtaataccgtaaccttacacgtaacgcttacggtgcatttgtagtgaattacaatgcgtaattacgctaatgcgtaatttcggcccagcactgggctcatctccattccttagtatatcatcatagcaccaacaaatgaggaggatatgCTGTACACCatttgaaaggcccatctccattcctcagtataacatcacagtgtcaacaaatgaggaggagatactgtacaccatatggaaggcccatctccattcctctgtATAACATCAtagatagcaccaacaaatgaggaggaaatacagtacaccatatgaaagacccaACTTTATTCCTCAGTATAACTTAGCTAAGCTGAGGTGGAGGTAGGTCCACCCCCCTTAAATGACATAAGAATGACTAGTTTTGTTATGCCAAGTCTATGATAGAGCTCAATAACATTGGTGACTATCAGTAACATTTTCCCTTCAGTAGGGGGACACCATGTCAGGAGGAAATCGGTGAAATCTCCGGATGATACTGCAGTGGATAATGGCTTCACACAATGttctccagaaaaaaaaactattatcgTAAATACACATCACAGGGGTCACAATGCAGATAGTGGAACTGCTCCATCTAGTGGTGAGGAGTCTTCTGAGAATTCACAAACTGAATATGCTGAATGCAGCAAATTTGAAGCATCCATAGCTAATCACCAGAAGACACAGTCACACAAGCTTCAACTATCAATTTGCAATTGTGGGAAAAGTTTCAGTCACAAAGGAACCCTTCATAGACATCAGAGAATCCACACTGGTGAGCGTCCTTTTTCCTGCTCagtgtgtggaaaatgttttagtCAGAAAATATCCCTTCTCACTCATCAGAGAGTTCACACAGGCGAGCGTCCTTattcttgttcagagtgtgggaaatgtttcactgaCAAAAGAAATCTTATTacacaccagagaagtcacacaggcgagcgtccattttcatgttcagagtgtgggaaatgttacatTCAGAAAAGAGATCTtctcagacaccagaaaaatcacaCAGGCGAACGTCCGTATTCATGTTTAGAATGTGGAAAATGTTATGTTCAAAAAAGAGATCTTcttagacaccagaaaaatcgcacagCTCAACATCCTtattcctgttcagagtgtgggaaatacttCACTCAGAAAGTATCCTTACTCAAACACAAGAGAGttcacacaggtgagcggccCTTTTCCTGTTCAGACTGTGGGAAGTGTTTCAGCCAGAAAGGATCTCTTCTTAGGCACCAGAAAAATCACACAGGCGACCGTCCGtattcctgttcagagtgtgggaaatgttacatTCAGAAAAAAGATCTTcttagacaccagaaaaatcacaCAGGCGAGCGTCCTTATACCTGtgcagaatgtgggaaatgttacagtcagaaaGTTTCCCTTCTTAGACACCAAAAAATTCACAAAGGTGAACGACCTtattcctgttcagagtgtgggaaatgtttcactcagAAAGGTCATCTTCTTATacatcagagaattcacacaggtgaacGTCCTTTTtcttgtttagagtgtgggaaaagtttctcACATAAAGGAAACCTTCTTActcaccagagaagtcacacaggcgaGCAACCTTTTTTTTGCTCGGAATGTGGAAAATGTTTCAGCGATAAAGGAAACCTTCTTAAACACCAGAGAAGCCACACAGGTGAGCGTCCTTTTtcctgtgcagagtgtgggaaatgttttactgacAAAAGAAACCTTCTTGCACACCAGAAAACTCATACAGGTTAGCGTTCTTTTTCCTGTTTagggtgtgggaaatgctttacaCTTAAAGGAAACTTAAAACGTACGCCATGTGgagaaaagctgatggagaccgtGGAATTTCCTGTTATTAATCATTTTTCATATTCTTTTTATCTTGAGTTAACAAGAACTCGTATTCAGGAAGCATGTCAAATAAACCCTTTTAAAGGTTATGTGAagtgaaattaaaataaaaaaaaaacagatatttacctatggagagggaaggctttggggcCTCGATTCATGAAATTGCAGTAGTATTCCTGTCGCATGCGCATGTAACTACCATGAGATACGCTCATAGCACGACCACAGAACTCCATTAGTGCAGCCACTACTATGGTAATGCGCGTGTTACTATAATGCACGTGGCCACAATCATGGAGTACCCTGGTCATGCTACGATCGTATCCCGCAGTAGTTACGCTTGCACGAGACTGAAATATTTCCATGCACTTTGAAATATTACTGTGGGCTGTGTATGCGCAGTAATATTAACGCAATTTCATGAATCAAGGCCCAGGTCCCATACAGCCTTCCCGTTTCTCTCACCGTCCCCTCTATCCAGCATTGTCACCTCCATAAGAGCTTTTCGACCAATTGGAGTATGGCTCTGAGTATCCACTGAAGGCAGCAGAAGCCTGTGTGCTCCCGAAAACTGGCCTctacgtactgcgcatgcatgagcacaCTCTGATGCTCACAAAGCCCATAGTGTCAGATTTGAACGGGAgtgacagtgctggaacgaggggTTCTATTAgatccagagcctcccctctccataggtgagtatctgacttaggggctaattggaccatgccttgtaagggttttttcgccttcctctggatcaacagggatatgtgagggagcaggctggagttgtactttgtactggttgaactcgatggacgtatgtcttttttcaaccaaaataactatgtaactatgtgactaTGACTTTTTATTTTAATCTCACAAATGCATATGCAGCACCATAAGGAAAGCTGCTgataatactgtatatcataaATAAGtgtcattaggttacattagttacaaCAGGACATCAAAAGGGTTCTTGCAAGGATACTTACatagtttggtaaaaaaaaaaaaaaaaagtcaccagtccatcaagttcaaccaaaaaaaaaaccaacagcaacaacaaaaaataaatccTGAAcacgcacatatcccagttgatccagggacgCGCAAAACCTTACAAGACCTGGGCCAAAtagcctttagggcccgtttctactTGTGACACACCCACGCGGCGTCATTTCCTGGTGCGCGGATACACAGATGAATCCCATCAGCTGTGccgtgcacggctatgggatttgcagcctccaGCACCATTTCGGATGGAAATGTCAACTGAATCACTAGCGCAAGCCAATCGGCTGGCGGGTGCCATtgtacactatggcagagtttccccgcacgatttgcctgcggggaaactctgtcgATTTGGCGCGGTAACCGtgccagtggaaatgggcccttatttaaagggaaaaaatccttcctgatggcattcagataaatccctggatcaactcttccgggAATTACCTAGTGTTTTCTAATTTCTCAGTGTTGTGAGGTATGTACAACAAATAGATAAGGTTCCTTGTTTACCCCATAATGCTGTGAATACACGATgtgttttttcggcagatagatggttcaaacGATAATTGCTGACATGTCCTATCTTACTTTCGATTGTTTTACCGTTCGGTTTTTCATATAAGTGAATGAAATGAATTGGTaaggaaaagataagagaatcgagcggaaaaaccaaTCGAAAATTGATCGAACGGAAAATCGAATGAAAAAacacattgtgtattcccagaatGAGGCtgatacacacgatgcaatttttctGTCATATCGAAGGGAACAATTTtctgatcagtactgcacaaaatgtaTCCTTTTCTTGATCCGTAACAGATCAGACATGCCATAAACGGTCAATTGACtcatcgatctgatgggaaatttaaATTGTGTGTGCCAGATGTAACAAGTTCCAGACTTAGGCTGACCTGGAGAAGTCATAAATTCAAAGTATTGGATCAACTCTGTAAAGGTGCCCCTACATTACTAGATTTTCCTGGCAGAATCATTATGATTCAATCTCCAGGAGATCGATGCTGCAATGTGGCCGCCCAATTTTAATTTTGGTAAATTTTTGCAGAAATTGATCACTCAAAACATATAAACCTCAGTCAAAAGGGGGCggtcgggtgtgcagcggtaacagcatTCAATTTCAGGATGACCGATGGATCCCCGGccagtgtctcccccccccctccatgtaaAGTGTGCTCCACCGGGCTGTGTAGAGTGTTGCAGCGAAGCTCACATTTACCTATCTGCCAGCGCATTCCTGCATCTTCTCCTCAATGCTGCCAAGGTGCTTGTACCCCGTGACCTGACGGCATGTGTGTGGTTCCATGCGTGCTACCTGGTCACGATAtacagcctcccagcggcgatggagagaagacacaggaggaggtgcatCAGCGGATAGGTGAGTGCACTCTCCACTACAACCAACCCGGGGCAGCCCATtacaagggaggggggggcagattACCAACACTCCCAAGAGGGTTACTGCGGGTCACCTTTGAGAGTTTAGAGACTCAAGCTCTTGTTGTAATGTTTTTACATTTAATTTACTTTTATTTTATGCTGTTGTATATAGGTTTATTTTGTAAatccttttttttctgtaaatatttctggatttttttatttttttttaataaagcaatatttaaaaaaaaaaatgtcaaatctCTGAATGCTCTATCTAGAAAATAAAGAACTCCTGTGTGTTCTTAGTTCTATATTTATTATAAACACAAGGTGTGAAGTTGCtgtacaggcagagaagaggataaGTAATGTTTAGCTGTGCAGACAGTGGAGGGGATAAGTGCTGGCAGgcggtgcaggcagaggaggggataaGTACTGGGTgactgtgcgggcagtgggagggGGATAAGTGCTGGGTGGCTATGCAAGCAGAGGAGTATATGAgtgctgagtggctgtgcaggctgAGGAGGAGATAAGTacttggtggctgtgcaggcagaggaggggatacatgctgggtggctgtgcagcCTGAGGAGGAGTTAAGTGATTggtagctgtgcaggcagaggaggggatacgtgctgggtggctgtgcaggctgaTTAGGAGATAAGTGCttagtggctgtgcaggcagtggAGGGGATACGtgctgggtgactgtgcaggcagaggaggggataaATGCTGAGTGGCTGTGCACGCAGAGGAGGGGATTagtgctgggtggctgtgcaggcagagaaggggattAGTGCTGGGTGGCTATGCAGGCTGAGGAGGGGATAAGTGCTGGGTGGctatgcaggcagagaaggggattagcgctgggtggctgtgcaggcagaggaggggataagtgctgggtggctgtgcaggcagaggaggggattagtgctgggtggctgtgcaggcagagaaggggattagcgctgggtggctgtgcaggcagaggaggggata
This window encodes:
- the LOC137534939 gene encoding zinc finger protein ZFP2-like; the protein is MEDQKTFSTVKVKEDVMEEGQHLEGHKDLYKDTMMENHPPFTSPGGPSTRNPPERYTGPLYSKDCPQEDPTTPHHYQAEKLEYEKLEEEEMYAKSDQRSSMEGDKIRTIKEEEDTYVRGDHQSMEEGDMMGTIKQDKEELYQQSMEDGEMMRIIKVEEEDTYIKGEQQSIEEGEITRKNKEEELKGWVGGHHVRRKSVKSPDDTAVDNGFTQCSPEKKTIIVNTHHRGHNADSGTAPSSGEESSENSQTEYAECSKFEASIANHQKTQSHKLQLSICNCGKSFSHKGTLHRHQRIHTGERPFSCSVCGKCFSQKISLLTHQRVHTGERPYSCSECGKCFTDKRNLITHQRSHTGERPFSCSECGKCYIQKRDLLRHQKNHTGERPYSCLECGKCYVQKRDLLRHQKNRTAQHPYSCSECGKYFTQKVSLLKHKRVHTGERPFSCSDCGKCFSQKGSLLRHQKNHTGDRPYSCSECGKCYIQKKDLLRHQKNHTGERPYTCAECGKCYSQKVSLLRHQKIHKGERPYSCSECGKCFTQKGHLLIHQRIHTGERPFSCLECGKSFSHKGNLLTHQRSHTGEQPFFCSECGKCFSDKGNLLKHQRSHTGERPFSCAECGKCFTDKRNLLAHQKTHTG